CCGGATCGCGGGCGCCACCACCATCGTGGCGGTCGACGCGAACCCGGCGAAGGAGGCGGTGGCCCGGCTGTTCGGGGCCACGCACTTCATCGACGCGTCAGACGTCCCCGACACCTCGGCGGCGGTCAAGGAGATCCTCCCCACCGGGGCCGACCACGCCTTCGAGTGCGTGGGCAACGTCAAGCTGATCCGCCAGGCCATCGACCTCCTCGACCGGCACGGGCAGGCGATCCTGCTCGGCGTGCCCGGCTTCACGGAGGAGGCGTCCTTCCACGTCGCCTCGATGTACCTCGACAAGACGATCATGGGCTGCCGGTACGGGTCCTCGCGGCCGCAGCGGGACATCGCGCTCTACGCCGAGCTCTACCGGCAGGGCAAGCTGCTGCTGGACGAGCTGGTCACGGAGGTCTACCCGGTCGAGGACTTCGCCAAGGCCGTGGACGACGCCCACCACGGGCGGGTGGCCCGCGGGGTGCTCACCTTCTGAGACGGGAGCGCGGCCGGGGCTCCCCCGGGAGAACCCGGCAGAGCCGGAAGGGACCCCGCCATCGGCGGGGTCCCTTCCTCCTGCCGGGGCGCCGGGTCAGGAGCTGAAGCGTCCGAAGCGGCCCTTGTGGAAGAGGAGCGGGCCGTCCTCGCCGGCCGCGCCCATGGCTTCGACCCGGCCGACGACGATGAGGTGGTCCCCGCCCGTGTGGACGGCGTGGATCCGGCAGTCGATCCATGCGGGCACGTCGTCGAGCTGCGGCGACCCGGTGGCGGGGGCGGGGCTGTGGCTCACCCCGGCGAACTTGTCGGCGCCGCTGACCGCGAAGGAGCGGCAGAGCTCGCCCTGTTCGGCCCCGAGGATGTTGACGCAGAACACCCCGGCGCGGGCGATCCGCGGCCAGGTGGTCGACGTACGGGCCACCATGAAGGTGACCAGCGGCGGGTCGAGGGACAGCGAGGCGAACGACTGGCACGCGAAGCCGGCCGGCCCGTCCTCGCCCTCGCCGGGCGGCGCGGTGATGACGGTGACCCCGCTGGCGAAGTTCCCGAGTACGGCCCGGAACTCCGCGGGACTCACGGGCGCGCGTTCGTCCTCCCCGACGGCCCGCAGATCGGGGCGCGGCAGAACGTCCACGGACTCCGCTCCCGCCGCGGTGGAGGTGGGGGAGCCGGCTGACCTGAGGTATCGGACGACGGTGGCCGCCATCCCTGCATGTCCCATCACACCGACGATTGAACCTGACGCATCGTCAGATTGGAAGGGGTGAGGAGGGGGCGGGCGGTCCTCGGGAGCCGTCCGGCTCCGCGCGGCCCGGGCGCCGCCCCGAGCCCTTCCCCCAGACGGGTGAAACCCCCCGTCCGCCGGTGTCCGCAACACCCTTCCCGGGAGGAGGCTCGGCATCGTTGCAGCCACCGTGAACCCGCCGCCGTACCCCGGGAGGACCCCATGCTCGGCACCGATTTCCGTACCGGATCACCCAACTGGCTCGACCTCGGAAGCCCCGACATCGACGCCGCCGCCGCGTTCTACGGAGCCGTCTTCGGCTGGGAGTTCGTGTCCGCCGGGCCCGAGGCGGGCGGGTACGGGTTCTTCCAGGTCGGCGAGAAGACCGTGGCCGCGATCGGACCGCTGACGGAGGAGGGGGCGTCTTCCGGGTGGACGCTCTACTTCAAGACCCCCGACGTCCAGGCCGCCGCCCGGGCCGTCAGGGAAGGCGGCGGGGAGGTGCGCCTGGAGCCCATGGACGTCATGGGCGAGGGTGCGATGGGACAGTTCACCGACCCGCAGGGCGCGCAGTTCGCGTGCTGGCAGCCCGGGAAGACCGCCGGGCTGGAGCTGACCTCCGCCCCGAACACCCTGGTGTGGGCGGAGTTGCACGTACCGGACCCGGTCGCGGCCCTCGCCTTCTACCACGGGCTCTTCGGGTGGCGGCACGAGGAGATGGAAGCGACCGGGGTGACGTACCGGGTGCTGAGCACCGCCGACGGCGACAAGCAGGAGACCTCCTTCGGGGGGATCGCGCCGCAGGGCGAGGGCGCGGGCGGTGCGTCGAGCATGCTGCCGCGCTGGGTGCCGTACTTCCACGCGGCCGACGTGGACGCCGCCGTCGTGGCGATCGAGGGCAACGGCGGCAGCGTGCTCATGCCGGCGGCGGACGTCCCGGACGTCGGCCGCATCGCATGGGGCTCGGACCCGGGGGGCGCGGTGTTCGCGCTGCTGAAGCCGGAGCCGCGGCAGTAGCGGGCCTGACGGGGGCTACCGGCCCAGGTACTTGGGCGTGCGGCGCTCCACGAAGGAGGCCACGCCCTCGTTCGCGTCGGCGGTGGTCATGTTGATCTCCTGAGCGGTGGCCTCGGCGGCGAGCGCGGTCGCCCGGTCGCCGTCCAGGGAGGCATTGACCAGCTGCTTGGTCATCGCGATGGCGCGGGTCGGGCCCTGGGCGAGGCGCTCGGCCCATGCGCGGGCGGTGGTCTCCAACTCCTCTGCGGGGACCACCTTGTTGACCAGCCCGAGCCGCTCGGCCTCCGCGGCCGGGACGGCGTCGCCGAAGAACATCAGCTCCTTGGCCTTCTGCGGGCCGACGAGCCGGGGCAGCAGGTACGCGCCGCCGCCGTCGGGGACCAGGCCGCGGCGGACGAACACCTCGATGAACCGGGCCGGCTCCGCGGCGATGACGAGGTCGCAGGCGAGGGCGAGGTGGGCGCCGATGCCGGCGGCCGTGCCGTTGACGGCGGCGATGACGGGCTTCTCGCAGTCGAGGACCGCGGTGATCAGGCGCTGCGCGCCGAGGCGGATCATGCGGGCCACGTCGCCGGCGACGCGGTCGCCGGTGGTGGTCGCGGGTCCTCCGCGGAGGTCGGCGCCCGCGCAGAAGCCCTTGCCGGTGGCGGTGATGACGACGGCGCGGACGGCGGGGTCGGCGGAGGCGTCTGCGAGGAGGGCGATGATGCGGTCGCGCTGGTCCCAGGTGAGGGCGTTCATCGCGTCGGGGCGGTTGAGGGTGATCCAGGAGACGCTGGCGTCTGTGCGGTGCAGGATCGTTTCCGGGGCGTCTGTCATGGGCGGAGCTCCGTTTTGGGGGTGGGTGGGAGTTGGTGCCGGGTGCCGGGTGCCGGGTGCCGGGTGCTGGGTGCCGGGTGCCGGGCGGCTGGCGGCTGGTGTCTGGTGGCCGGGGTGGCCGTTGGGTGCGGGTGCCGCTGCGTGGGCGGGTGCCGCTGCGCGGAGCCTCTCCCCGCCCCGCCCTTCCTCCGTTCCCCGGGGCTCCGCCCCGGACCCCACCCACGCGGCGGAGCCGCACATGCAGCGCGGCCGGGAAGGGGCGGGGTGGGGGAGCGGCCCCGCGCAGCGGCCCCCCACCCCCGCCCCGCGTGGTCAGCGGCAGATGGCCAAGGCGTCCAGGGCCACCGCCCCCTGGCCCCTCGGGAGGACCATCAGGGGGTTGATGTCCAGTTCGGAGAGTTCGTCGCCCAGTTCGAGGGCCATCCGCTGGATGCGCAGGATGACCTCCACCAGCGCGTCCACGTCCGCCGGAGGCGCTCCCC
This genomic window from Streptomyces sp. NBC_01351 contains:
- a CDS encoding VOC family protein; translated protein: MLGTDFRTGSPNWLDLGSPDIDAAAAFYGAVFGWEFVSAGPEAGGYGFFQVGEKTVAAIGPLTEEGASSGWTLYFKTPDVQAAARAVREGGGEVRLEPMDVMGEGAMGQFTDPQGAQFACWQPGKTAGLELTSAPNTLVWAELHVPDPVAALAFYHGLFGWRHEEMEATGVTYRVLSTADGDKQETSFGGIAPQGEGAGGASSMLPRWVPYFHAADVDAAVVAIEGNGGSVLMPAADVPDVGRIAWGSDPGGAVFALLKPEPRQ
- a CDS encoding enoyl-CoA hydratase/isomerase family protein is translated as MTDAPETILHRTDASVSWITLNRPDAMNALTWDQRDRIIALLADASADPAVRAVVITATGKGFCAGADLRGGPATTTGDRVAGDVARMIRLGAQRLITAVLDCEKPVIAAVNGTAAGIGAHLALACDLVIAAEPARFIEVFVRRGLVPDGGGAYLLPRLVGPQKAKELMFFGDAVPAAEAERLGLVNKVVPAEELETTARAWAERLAQGPTRAIAMTKQLVNASLDGDRATALAAEATAQEINMTTADANEGVASFVERRTPKYLGR
- a CDS encoding flavin reductase family protein — encoded protein: MGHAGMAATVVRYLRSAGSPTSTAAGAESVDVLPRPDLRAVGEDERAPVSPAEFRAVLGNFASGVTVITAPPGEGEDGPAGFACQSFASLSLDPPLVTFMVARTSTTWPRIARAGVFCVNILGAEQGELCRSFAVSGADKFAGVSHSPAPATGSPQLDDVPAWIDCRIHAVHTGGDHLIVVGRVEAMGAAGEDGPLLFHKGRFGRFSS